The following proteins are encoded in a genomic region of Scylla paramamosain isolate STU-SP2022 chromosome 40, ASM3559412v1, whole genome shotgun sequence:
- the LOC135092642 gene encoding LOW QUALITY PROTEIN: transcriptional regulator Erg-like (The sequence of the model RefSeq protein was modified relative to this genomic sequence to represent the inferred CDS: inserted 2 bases in 1 codon; deleted 1 base in 1 codon) has product MWLGSVYGEMKEVIVEDIAVYGVDGPIMLSEEQVKRPYQQRIPQXKPVSRWSSDDVVNFLIDTHRQNDYNFSVMNGIDGPQLVRQTREFFISFSAEYGEDLYNEVQRRVLQERATSNTSTHYPASLSSTTTTTTSPSVLQRPFFLTASPHSLHHLTPQPSVICDAQARYELVIEPPAESARFPRDQGSHSIYNRTPTAALKSAPPPLVALDRREERQEGVREREAGRSGASGGEQSQVIKEEVVVEPPKKRGPGRPKKPESELKKKKKKTGRLWEFIRNLLLNPDTCPFLVKWENPEEGLFRFIDGEKVAKRWGERKGNTEMNYEKLSRAMRYYYKTHIFEAVIGRRLVYKFGKKASGWRTSNPNFVNPPENPSLQEPPPAPPQPQPPPPPPHHRHHYNEQLRTDIKPETSQGDLVLSPPHHHLHLHHYTDAQLLMPDMKAKINSVDMMSSPPVPPPAHHFKEEYLSSPHTQDTKSHHHQPLRPHAAPHATPPPPHIAPLWLN; this is encoded by the exons ATGTGGTTGGGAAGTGTGTATGGTGAGATGAAAGAGGTGATAGTTGAAGATATTGCAGTGTATG GAGTGGACGGTCCCATCATGCTGTCTGAGGAGCAGGTGAAGAGGCCCTACCAg CAACGAATACCTCA CAAACCGGTGTCACGATGGAGCTCAGACGACGTAGTGAACTTCCTGATAGACACTCACAGGCAGAACGACTACAACTTCAGCGTCATGAACGGAATAGACGGGCCGCAGCTGGTGAGACAGACGAGGGAGTTCTTCATCAGCTTCTCGGCGGAATATGGCGAGGATCTTTACAATGAGGTGCAGAGGAGGGTACTGCAGGAGagag cCACAAGCAACACCAGCACACACTACCCTGCCTCTCTatctagcaccaccaccaccaccacctcaccctcGGTCCTTCAACGGCCCTTCTTCCTAACCGCCTCACCACACAGCTTGCACCACCTCACGCCACAGCCCTCAGTGATCTGTGATGCCCAGGCGCGGTACGAGCTCGTCATAGAACCGCCGGCTGAGTCCGCAAGGTTCCCGAGAGATCAAGGGAGTCACAGCATTTATAATCGTACCCCCACAGCTGCTCTCAAGTCTGCGCCGCCTCCCCTCGTAGCTCTggacaggagggaagagaggcaggagggggtaagggagagggaggctggtAGAAGTGGTGCCAGTGGTGGTGAACAGAGCCaggtgataaaggaggaggtggtggtggagccgCCCAAGAAACGAGGACCTGGTCGACCCAAAAAGCCTG AAAGTGagctaaagaagaagaagaagaagacaggccGACTTTGGGAGTTTATCCGTAATCTATTACTGAACCCTGACACTTGCCCCTTCCTGGTCAAGTGG GAGAACCCGGAGGAGGGCCTGTTTCGCTTCATTGACGGGGAGAAGGTGGCCAAGcggtggggagagaggaagggcaaCACTGAGATGAACTATGAGAAGCTGAGTCGTGCTATGAG GTACTATTACAAGACGCACATCTTTGAGGCCGTCATTGGGAGAAGACTCGTGTACAAATTTGGGAAGAAGGCAAGCGGGTGGCGGACGTCCAACCCAAACTTTGTCAATCCCCCGGAGAACCCCAGCCTGCAGGAGCCCCCGCCAGCACCTCCCCAACCccaacccccaccaccaccacctcaccaccgccaccactacaatGAACAGCTACGCACAGATATAAAACCCGAGACAAGCCAGGGAGATTTGgtcctgtcaccaccacaccaccacctgcacctccATCACTACACCGACGCTCAGTTACTTATGCCAGACATGAAGGCGAAAATCAATTCAGTGGATATGatgtcatcaccaccagtaccaccaccagcacatcacTTTAAAGAGGAGTACCTGTCATCACCACATACCCAGGACACCAAgtcacatcaccaccaacccCTTAGGCCTCACGCTGCACCACAcgccacacctccaccaccacacatagCACCACTCTGGTTAAACTAA
- the LOC135092449 gene encoding mucin-2-like, which produces MQLEQILSAAVAAVNQDDLTALTASVSSEGLHHQIPSPALPPQDSPTHPSAAMQCRPPSAASPFRSDPPDEGIGEVSFFPLDDDSLVITSQQALAMFEAPPAPPSRPPPLNTPPIPPPAPHTPVQYFGHPQEAQAEAVFVDLTPLTQVQAAQGTFAELQAVNTTLTEAEATFTELPMTEATFTEAPVTEGTFTEVPVAHGTFTEARAINETFAEATFTEASVVNGTFREATFTEAPVVNGTFTEAPGTETTTFTEMAAADHTFTGMEVTQATFPQVQAAETTFTQVPLAQGTFPEQYGAVQLAEMTAYPEVAAPPSLCGVPLTEVPLGEGEGVPDASAEVEVLTSEDSPQYTALTPAAPTPTPTDTPTSAPVVVEVAGPGLRLAIPNAFMSARQHDQTHTPAPTPPERPPDHSDVLSALRASIFRSRARKRAAPLTTRRKRKETGKNDERPPTPRPLAPHAHWGGGGRGE; this is translated from the coding sequence ATGCAGCTGGAGCAGATCCTGAGCGCTGCTGTGGCTGCCGTGAACCAGGATGACCTTACTGCCCTCACCGCCTCCGTCAGTAGCGAGGGTTTGCACCACCAGATCCCCTCCCCGGCACTCCCCCCGCAGGACTCCCCCACGCACCCCTCGGCAGCCATGCAGTGCCGCCCACCGTCCGCCGCGTCCCCCTTCAGGAGCGACCCGCCTGACGAAGGGATAGGAGAGGTGTCCTTCTTCCCTTTAGACGATGACAGCCTCGTGATAACCTCCCAGCAGGCCCTGGCGATGTTTGAGGCGCCCCCTGCACCTCCATCTCGCCCCCCGCCCCTCAACACGCCCCCCATCCCGCCTCCCGCGCCCCATACACCGGTGCAGTACTTCGGTCACCCCCAGGAGGCCCAGGCCGAGGCGGTGTTTGTGGACCTGACGCCGCTGACGCAGGTACAGGCGGCCCAGGGAACGTTTGCTGAGCTGCAGGCTGTCAATACAACGTTGACGGAGGCTGAGGCAACGTTCACAGAGTTACCAATGACAGAGGCAACATTTACAGAGGCACCAGTGACAGAAGGAACGTTTACGGAAGTACCAGTAGCTCATGGGACGTTCACAGAAGCACGAGCAATAAATGAAACGTTTGCAGAGGCAACGTTTACAGAAGCATCAGTTGTCAATGGAACGTTCAGAGAGGCAACGTTTACAGAAGCACCAGTAGTCAATGGAACGTTCACAGAGGCACCAGGGACAGAGACAACGACATTCACTGAGATGGCAGCAGCAGACCACACATTTACTGGGATGGAGGTCACACAAGCAACGTTTCCCCAAGTCCAGGCGGCGGAGACAACATTCACACAGGTCCCACTCGCCCAGGGCACGTTTCCCGAGCAGTACGGCGCAGTGCAGCTAGCGGAGATGACGGCGTACCCTGAGGTGGCAGCCCCGCCCTCTCTGTGTGGCGTGCCCCTGACGGAGGTGCCCctaggggagggtgagggtgtgCCCGATGCTTCTGctgaggtggaggtgctgaCAAGTGAAGATTCCCCGCAGTACACCGCCCTCACGCCCGccgcgcccacgcccacgcccacggaCACGCCCACGAGCGCccctgtggtggtggaggttgcaGGGCCGGGGCTAAGACTAGCTATCCCCAATGCCTTTATGTCGGCGCGGCAGCACGATCAAACCCACACGCCCGCGCCCACGCCCCCGGAACGCCCCCCAGACCACAGCGACGTCCTGTCCGCTCTAAGGGCGTCCATATTCCGCTCGCGTGCCCGCAAGCGCGCCGCCCCCCTGACGacacggaggaaaagaaaggagacaggaaaaaacgACGAACGGCCCCCAACCCCCCGCCCCCTCGCCCCCCATGCAcactggggaggagggggacggggAGAGTAG